One segment of Streptomyces roseifaciens DNA contains the following:
- a CDS encoding glutamate synthase subunit beta, with protein MADPKGFLTEDREVARTRPVAERVRDWNEVHVPGSLLPIISKQASRCMDCGIPFCHNGCPLGNLIPEWNDYAYRDDWQAASERLHATNNFPEFTGRLCPAPCESACVLGINQQPVTIKNVEVTIVDKAWAAGDVTPQPPERLSGKTVAVIGSGPAGLAAAQQLTRAGHTVAVYERADRIGGLLRYGIPEFKMEKRHINRRIEQMRAEGTKFRTEVEIGRDIDAAKLRKRYDAVVIAAGATTSRDLAVPGRDLKGVHFAMEYLPMANKVQEGDLTVSPITAEGKHVVVIGGGDTGADCVGTAHRQGAASVTQLEIMPRPGEERNEGQPWPTFPMLYKVTSAHEEGGERVYSVSTTHFEGDEDGNVQWLHLVEVEFAGGKLTQKPGTERRIPAQLVTLAMGFTGTDVQNGLVEQFGLELDARGNIARDADYATNVPGVFVAGDAGRGQSLIVWAIAEGRSAARGVDRHLTGTSTLPAPVRPTDRSLTV; from the coding sequence ATGGCTGACCCGAAGGGCTTTCTGACCGAGGACCGCGAGGTCGCCCGCACCCGTCCCGTCGCCGAGCGCGTCCGCGACTGGAACGAGGTCCACGTCCCCGGCTCGCTCCTGCCGATCATCAGCAAGCAGGCGAGCCGCTGCATGGACTGCGGCATCCCGTTCTGTCACAACGGCTGCCCGCTCGGGAACCTCATCCCCGAGTGGAACGACTACGCCTACCGCGACGACTGGCAGGCCGCGAGCGAGCGGCTGCACGCGACCAACAACTTCCCCGAGTTCACCGGCCGCCTGTGCCCCGCGCCCTGCGAGTCCGCCTGCGTGCTCGGCATCAACCAGCAGCCCGTCACCATCAAGAACGTCGAAGTCACCATCGTCGACAAGGCGTGGGCCGCGGGCGACGTCACCCCCCAGCCGCCCGAGCGGCTCTCCGGCAAGACCGTCGCCGTCATCGGCTCCGGCCCCGCCGGCCTGGCCGCCGCCCAGCAGCTGACCCGGGCCGGGCACACGGTCGCGGTGTACGAGCGCGCCGACCGCATCGGCGGCCTGCTGCGCTACGGCATCCCCGAGTTCAAGATGGAGAAGCGGCACATCAACCGCCGCATCGAGCAGATGCGCGCGGAGGGCACCAAGTTCCGCACCGAGGTGGAGATCGGCCGCGACATCGACGCCGCCAAGCTCCGCAAGCGCTACGACGCCGTCGTCATCGCCGCCGGCGCCACCACCTCCCGCGACCTGGCCGTCCCCGGCCGCGACCTCAAGGGCGTCCACTTCGCGATGGAGTACCTGCCCATGGCGAACAAGGTGCAGGAGGGCGACCTGACGGTCTCCCCGATCACCGCCGAGGGCAAGCACGTCGTCGTCATCGGCGGCGGCGACACCGGCGCCGACTGCGTGGGCACCGCCCACCGCCAGGGCGCGGCCTCCGTCACCCAGCTGGAGATCATGCCCCGGCCGGGGGAGGAGCGGAACGAGGGCCAGCCCTGGCCCACCTTCCCCATGCTCTACAAGGTCACCTCGGCCCACGAGGAGGGCGGCGAGCGCGTCTACTCCGTCTCCACCACCCACTTCGAAGGGGACGAGGACGGCAACGTCCAGTGGCTGCACCTCGTCGAGGTGGAGTTCGCCGGCGGCAAGCTCACGCAGAAGCCCGGCACCGAGCGGAGGATCCCGGCCCAGCTGGTCACCCTCGCCATGGGCTTCACCGGCACCGACGTGCAGAACGGCCTCGTCGAGCAGTTCGGCCTGGAGCTGGACGCCCGCGGCAACATCGCCCGCGACGCCGACTACGCCACCAACGTCCCCGGCGTGTTCGTCGCCGGTGACGCCGGGCGCGGCCAGTCCCTCATCGTCTGGGCCATCGCCGAGGGCCGCTCCGCCGCCCGCGGCGTGGACCGCCACCTCACCGGCACCAGCACCCTGCCGGCCCCGGTCCGCCCGACGGACCGCTCCCTGACGGTCTGA
- a CDS encoding family 16 glycoside hydrolase has protein sequence MTRVQRLLGLALLAAVVVAGAALAASSLWSGDGEPERPWAEGSVHGPWRSVFDGHGENIGRHDGLFLAPLPARVPDETHAGLIVSTDRFGDLDYEARMRTVAQLRTPEPNPWEVPWLLWAYTDPEHFYYVTLKPNGWELGKRDPAYEGGQRFLATGQGSFPVGEWSSVRVAQRGARMEVSVDGRGLVAYEDHERPYREGSVGVYTEDAKVEFRDLLVRRTG, from the coding sequence ATGACGAGAGTTCAGCGGCTGCTCGGTCTCGCGCTGCTCGCCGCCGTCGTGGTGGCGGGCGCCGCCCTCGCGGCGAGCAGCCTCTGGTCCGGCGACGGCGAGCCGGAGCGGCCGTGGGCCGAGGGCTCGGTCCACGGCCCGTGGCGGTCGGTCTTCGACGGCCACGGCGAGAACATCGGCCGCCACGACGGCCTCTTCCTCGCCCCCCTGCCCGCCCGGGTGCCGGACGAGACCCACGCCGGACTGATCGTCTCCACGGACCGCTTCGGGGATCTGGACTACGAGGCGCGCATGCGGACCGTCGCCCAGCTGCGCACGCCCGAGCCCAATCCGTGGGAGGTGCCGTGGCTGCTGTGGGCGTACACCGACCCCGAGCACTTCTACTACGTCACCCTCAAGCCCAACGGCTGGGAGCTCGGCAAGCGCGACCCGGCCTACGAGGGCGGGCAGCGCTTCCTGGCGACCGGCCAGGGGAGCTTCCCCGTAGGCGAGTGGTCCTCCGTCCGCGTCGCGCAGCGCGGCGCACGCATGGAGGTGAGCGTCGACGGCCGGGGCCTGGTGGCCTACGAGGACCACGAGCGGCCCTACCGGGAGGGCAGCGTGGGGGTGTACACCGAGGACGCGAAGGTGGAGTTCCGCGATCTGCTGGTGCGCCGGACCGGGTGA
- the wecB gene encoding non-hydrolyzing UDP-N-acetylglucosamine 2-epimerase has protein sequence MSADLITAPVRAMLVLGTRPEAIKLAPVARAMAHSPLFEPLVVTTGQHREMLHQMLDLLRVPVHTGLDVMRERQQLSTLTARLVDGLGEVIRAGRPDLVVVQGDTTTALTGALAAFYEHVPIAHVEAGLRTGVLDNPFPEELNRRLIGRMARWHFAPTERAAAHLAAEGVPDAEVFTTGNTVIDNLLWVLAEGTGRCLFRTGLRRVLVTLHRRENQGAVMRSMGRALCRLADRGDVEMVVPLHKSPAVREALLPELTGHPHIEVVEPLGYLDFSATLAGCDLVLTDSGGIQEEAPTLGKPALVLRTTTERPEAVEAGAARLVGTEPECILEAAVHLLDDPAAYERMATAGNPFGDGHATDRIIAQLAEDFGADPDDGGGPELVASRTEGPGSYSTA, from the coding sequence ATGTCCGCTGACCTCATCACCGCGCCCGTACGCGCCATGCTCGTACTGGGCACCCGACCCGAGGCCATCAAACTGGCGCCCGTGGCCCGTGCCATGGCGCACTCCCCGCTCTTCGAGCCGCTCGTCGTCACCACCGGCCAGCACCGCGAGATGCTCCACCAGATGCTGGACCTGCTGCGCGTACCGGTCCACACCGGGCTCGACGTCATGCGCGAGCGGCAGCAGCTGTCCACCCTCACCGCCCGCCTCGTGGACGGCCTCGGCGAGGTGATCCGTGCCGGGCGCCCCGACCTCGTCGTCGTCCAGGGCGACACCACCACCGCCCTGACCGGCGCCCTCGCCGCGTTCTACGAGCACGTCCCCATCGCCCACGTGGAGGCCGGCCTGCGCACCGGCGTCCTCGACAACCCCTTCCCGGAGGAGCTCAACCGGCGCCTGATAGGGCGTATGGCCCGCTGGCACTTCGCGCCCACGGAGCGCGCCGCGGCCCACCTGGCGGCCGAAGGCGTCCCGGACGCCGAAGTGTTCACCACCGGCAACACCGTCATCGACAACCTGCTGTGGGTGCTGGCCGAGGGCACCGGCCGCTGCCTCTTCCGCACCGGCCTGCGGCGCGTGCTGGTCACCCTGCACCGCCGCGAGAACCAGGGCGCGGTGATGCGCTCCATGGGCCGGGCCCTGTGCCGGCTCGCCGACCGCGGCGACGTGGAGATGGTGGTGCCGCTGCACAAGAGCCCCGCGGTCCGCGAGGCCCTCCTGCCGGAGCTGACCGGCCACCCGCACATCGAGGTCGTCGAACCGCTCGGCTACCTCGACTTCTCCGCCACGCTCGCCGGATGCGACCTGGTCCTCACCGACTCCGGCGGCATCCAGGAGGAGGCCCCCACCCTCGGCAAGCCCGCCCTCGTGCTGCGCACGACCACCGAGCGCCCCGAGGCGGTCGAGGCCGGCGCGGCCCGGCTCGTGGGCACCGAACCGGAGTGCATCCTGGAGGCCGCCGTCCACCTTTTGGATGATCCTGCCGCCTACGAGCGGATGGCCACGGCGGGCAATCCCTTCGGGGACGGACACGCCACCGACCGCATCATCGCCCAGCTCGCGGAGGACTTCGGCGCCGACCCGGACGACGGCGGCGGGCCCGAACTGGTCGCCTCCCGCACCGAGGGGCCGGGGTCATACTCGACGGCATGA
- a CDS encoding glycosyltransferase family 2 protein, with translation MTGEILLGSAIAIIVMAGCYNTALFLLSRRRVRRVRGPRQRRLYVFLLACLNEEKVLAESLARITALPAGNFLALVIDDGSDDGTAEVARAADPERVRLLQRTLPDARRGKGAALNAGIRHLRESGLLDGYDPRDVIVCVVDADGRLDEHVVQSVDPFFDNPRTGATQVGVRMYNRHQGLLARLQDMEFVIYGDIFQCARRYIGSVGMGGNGQFMRLAALDSLAPPGETAGGPWSDSLTEDLDLGVRLIARGWTNQHCTAAAVSQQAVLDVRRLVRQRSRWFQGHLQSAGLVPLILRSVPTRAAVDLLYHLSSPVLILLTSLLPLSFLVAVAGTVIGSVQAGRALISPMWIIGPYVLSFTAAYAYGFVYRRRERGLGLVRSILLSHVFIFYGYIWFAAGWWGLWRMLTGKQTWLKTART, from the coding sequence TTGACCGGCGAGATCCTGCTGGGATCCGCCATCGCCATCATCGTGATGGCGGGCTGCTACAACACCGCTCTCTTCCTGCTCTCCCGGCGCCGGGTGCGCCGCGTCCGCGGCCCCCGCCAACGGCGTCTGTACGTCTTTCTGCTCGCCTGTCTGAACGAGGAAAAGGTTCTCGCCGAGAGCCTGGCCCGCATCACTGCCCTGCCCGCAGGCAATTTCCTCGCCCTGGTGATCGACGACGGCTCCGACGACGGGACCGCGGAGGTCGCCCGCGCCGCCGACCCCGAGCGCGTCCGGCTGCTGCAGCGCACCCTGCCCGATGCCCGCCGGGGCAAGGGCGCCGCCCTCAACGCCGGAATACGGCACCTGCGCGAGTCGGGCCTGCTCGACGGCTACGACCCGCGCGACGTCATCGTCTGCGTCGTCGACGCCGACGGCCGCCTCGACGAACACGTGGTCCAGTCCGTCGACCCCTTCTTCGACAATCCGCGCACCGGCGCCACCCAGGTCGGCGTACGGATGTACAACCGCCACCAAGGGCTGCTGGCCCGGCTCCAGGACATGGAATTCGTCATCTACGGCGATATCTTCCAGTGCGCCCGGCGCTATATCGGCAGCGTCGGAATGGGCGGCAACGGACAGTTCATGCGGCTCGCCGCGCTGGATTCCCTCGCCCCGCCCGGCGAGACGGCCGGCGGGCCCTGGAGCGACTCGCTGACCGAGGACCTCGACCTCGGGGTCCGCCTCATCGCCCGCGGCTGGACCAACCAGCACTGCACCGCGGCGGCCGTCTCCCAGCAGGCCGTGCTCGACGTACGGCGCCTGGTGCGCCAGCGCTCCCGCTGGTTCCAGGGCCACCTGCAGTCGGCGGGGCTGGTGCCGCTGATCCTGCGCTCCGTCCCCACCCGCGCCGCCGTCGACCTGCTCTACCACCTCTCCAGCCCGGTCCTGATCCTGCTCACCTCCCTGCTGCCGCTGTCCTTCCTGGTCGCGGTGGCCGGCACCGTCATCGGCTCCGTGCAGGCCGGGCGCGCCCTGATCTCCCCGATGTGGATCATCGGCCCGTACGTGCTCTCCTTCACCGCGGCCTACGCGTACGGATTCGTCTACCGCCGGCGCGAACGCGGCCTCGGGCTCGTGCGCTCGATCCTGCTCTCGCACGTCTTCATCTTCTACGGCTACATCTGGTTCGCGGCCGGCTGGTGGGGACTGTGGCGGATGCTCACCGGCAAGCAGACGTGGCTGAAGACGGCGCGCACCTGA
- a CDS encoding DUF2334 domain-containing protein, whose protein sequence is MQKKCWRSRKVRISAVVMLLAALLGGVVLSRSAEGAISRPRATDAVNPVSLSPNSTKDLAAAVKARIGSDRLRRAGRLALTLAPLTKAPAAQAAAAPAGTSALVLYDNAGPYGQLGELYAMATANLAGHFGTVTAKPVSAYTAGMVNQYTATVYLGSTYYGGTIPDAVPAAFYQDALATSRPVTWIGDNIWNMAGAVGVTQFKQKYGWDPTNSYYESGGSVGNINQVTYKGRQLTRKIPAGQDGGVLHPDILTGPGYPAVTRLAEAKDGTSGAVSPWAIRSSNLTYLGEMPFAYVSESDRVIVFEDLLFDALAPATAERHRAFVRLEDISPKAEPAQLRAIANYLKSQNIPYGINVIPVYKDPKGTYNNGVPETVTLAQAPAVVAELKHMLANGAVLMNHGYTHQYGTANNPYNGVTGDDFEFFRAHVDTSDNVILDGPPAEDSTVWAQSRVTQALAGFAAAGLPKPAFWTTPHYAASATDYRVFGQNYSARLERSLYFSGTLTGGTPDTGRYIGQFFPYAVKDVYGTTVLPENIGNYEPDAYNNHPPRFPADLIASAKANLAVRDGVASFFYHPYYPVAPLQQTIEGIKALGYTFVGPADLKQ, encoded by the coding sequence ATGCAAAAGAAGTGCTGGAGATCCAGGAAAGTCCGGATCTCCGCCGTCGTCATGCTCCTCGCCGCCCTGCTGGGCGGCGTCGTGCTTTCCCGGAGCGCCGAGGGCGCGATATCCCGGCCGCGCGCCACCGACGCCGTGAACCCGGTCTCGCTCTCACCGAACAGCACCAAGGACCTCGCCGCCGCGGTGAAGGCCCGGATCGGCTCGGACCGGCTGCGCCGCGCGGGCAGGCTGGCCCTGACCCTCGCGCCCCTCACGAAGGCCCCCGCCGCCCAGGCGGCCGCCGCTCCGGCCGGCACCTCGGCCCTCGTCCTGTACGACAACGCCGGCCCCTACGGGCAGCTGGGCGAGCTCTACGCCATGGCGACGGCCAACCTCGCCGGCCACTTCGGCACCGTCACCGCCAAGCCCGTCTCGGCCTACACCGCCGGCATGGTGAACCAGTACACCGCCACGGTCTACCTCGGTTCGACCTACTACGGGGGCACCATCCCCGACGCCGTCCCCGCCGCCTTCTACCAGGACGCGCTGGCCACGAGCCGGCCCGTGACCTGGATCGGCGACAACATCTGGAACATGGCGGGCGCCGTCGGCGTCACGCAGTTCAAGCAGAAGTACGGCTGGGACCCCACCAACTCGTACTACGAGTCCGGCGGTTCCGTCGGGAACATCAACCAGGTCACGTACAAGGGACGGCAGCTGACCCGGAAGATCCCCGCCGGCCAGGACGGGGGAGTGCTCCACCCGGACATCCTCACCGGGCCCGGCTACCCGGCGGTCACCCGCCTCGCCGAGGCCAAGGACGGCACCTCCGGCGCCGTCAGCCCCTGGGCGATCCGCTCCTCGAACCTCACCTACCTCGGCGAGATGCCCTTCGCCTACGTCTCCGAGAGCGACCGCGTCATCGTCTTCGAAGACCTCCTCTTCGACGCCCTCGCCCCCGCGACCGCCGAGCGCCACCGGGCCTTCGTGCGGCTGGAGGACATCAGCCCCAAGGCCGAGCCCGCCCAGCTGCGGGCCATCGCGAACTACCTCAAGTCGCAGAACATCCCGTACGGGATCAACGTCATCCCGGTCTACAAGGACCCCAAGGGCACCTACAACAACGGCGTCCCCGAGACCGTCACCCTCGCCCAGGCCCCGGCCGTCGTCGCCGAGCTGAAGCACATGCTCGCCAACGGCGCCGTCCTGATGAACCACGGCTACACCCACCAGTACGGCACGGCGAACAACCCCTACAACGGCGTCACCGGCGACGACTTCGAGTTCTTCCGCGCCCACGTCGACACCTCGGACAACGTGATCCTCGACGGGCCGCCCGCGGAGGACTCCACCGTCTGGGCCCAGAGCCGGGTCACCCAGGCCCTGGCGGGCTTCGCCGCCGCCGGACTGCCGAAACCGGCCTTCTGGACCACTCCGCACTACGCGGCCTCCGCCACCGACTACCGTGTCTTCGGCCAGAACTACTCCGCCCGCCTGGAGCGCTCGTTGTACTTCTCCGGCACGCTCACCGGTGGCACACCGGACACCGGCCGCTACATCGGCCAGTTCTTCCCGTACGCGGTCAAGGACGTCTACGGGACGACCGTCCTGCCCGAGAACATCGGCAACTACGAGCCCGACGCGTACAACAACCACCCGCCCCGCTTCCCCGCCGACCTGATCGCCTCGGCCAAGGCCAACCTGGCCGTCCGCGACGGCGTGGCGAGCTTCTTCTACCACCCCTACTACCCGGTGGCGCCGCTGCAGCAGACGATCGAGGGCATCAAGGCCCTCGGCTACACCTTCGTCGGCCCCGCGGACCTGAAGCAGTGA
- a CDS encoding glycoside hydrolase family 113 — protein MNARRRAAGALLAAALLLAGCSSGRGGEGGEEGPGPSTGTRPGDGKAAGLRGITLPSWNTGDYSSPDAAAYLRQIAATGARWVTFTPTWYQDGAAEADMHTTGETAGDDSLRHIIGLAHRTGLKVMLKPHVDLAQGGDRAGIRPHDPGAWFSAYERFITHYAKLAEDTGAEQFAVGTELAGTSRDGARWSKVVRAVRAQYRGPLTYAANYDEYRTVPFWDDLDVIGIDAYWPLADRPTADAARLRDAWKPITRELAAFSARHHRRILFTEAGYVSQRGATTAPYSWTVSKSAGEDEQAAAYEALLTALDGKPWWAGVCWWMWDDWPDSGETPRRLAYTPHGKPAEKILRGHWRNGGTG, from the coding sequence GTGAACGCCCGGAGGAGGGCGGCCGGCGCGCTGCTCGCGGCCGCCCTCCTCCTCGCCGGGTGCTCCTCCGGCCGGGGAGGGGAGGGCGGGGAGGAGGGGCCCGGACCGAGCACGGGCACCCGCCCCGGGGACGGAAAGGCGGCGGGACTGCGCGGCATCACGCTCCCCTCGTGGAACACCGGCGACTACAGCAGCCCCGACGCCGCGGCGTACCTGCGGCAGATCGCGGCCACCGGCGCCCGCTGGGTGACCTTCACCCCCACCTGGTACCAGGACGGCGCCGCCGAGGCGGACATGCACACCACCGGCGAGACCGCCGGCGACGACAGCCTCCGGCACATCATCGGGCTCGCCCACCGGACCGGCCTCAAGGTCATGCTCAAACCCCACGTCGACCTCGCGCAGGGCGGCGACCGGGCGGGCATCCGGCCGCACGACCCCGGCGCCTGGTTCAGCGCGTACGAGCGCTTCATCACCCACTACGCGAAGCTCGCCGAAGACACGGGGGCCGAACAGTTCGCCGTCGGCACCGAACTGGCCGGCACCTCCCGCGACGGCGCCCGCTGGAGCAAGGTCGTCCGGGCCGTCCGCGCGCAGTACCGCGGGCCGCTGACCTACGCCGCCAACTACGACGAGTACCGCACCGTCCCCTTCTGGGACGACCTCGACGTCATCGGCATCGACGCCTACTGGCCCCTCGCCGACCGCCCCACCGCCGACGCCGCCCGGCTGCGCGACGCCTGGAAGCCCATCACGCGGGAGCTCGCCGCCTTCTCCGCCCGCCACCACCGCAGGATCCTCTTCACCGAGGCCGGCTACGTCAGCCAGCGCGGCGCCACCACCGCGCCCTACTCCTGGACCGTCAGCAAGAGCGCCGGGGAGGACGAACAGGCCGCCGCCTACGAGGCGCTGCTCACCGCCCTCGACGGAAAGCCCTGGTGGGCGGGGGTCTGCTGGTGGATGTGGGACGACTGGCCCGACAGCGGCGAGACCCCGCGGCGCCTCGCCTACACCCCGCATGGCAAGCCGGCCGAGAAGATCCTGCGCGGGCACTGGCGCAACGGCGGTACGGGTTGA
- a CDS encoding S1 family peptidase → MRSFLFTLRRTVAVGAATVAALALTATAALADDPTPRPGVVGGTPAQQGEFPWMVRLSMGCGGSLYTQQIVLTAAHCVSGSGANTSITATAGVADLGSSQAIKVKSTRVLQAPGYNGSGKDWALIKLAQPINLPTLKTADTSAYNNGTFTIAGWGADREGGSQQRQLLKATVPFVDDTACQKAYGNLIAGEEICAGYLDQGGVDTCQGDSGGPMFRKDAAGAWIQVGIVSWGEGCARPHYPGVYTEVSTFAANIKSAAASLGG, encoded by the coding sequence TTGCGCTCCTTCCTCTTCACGCTCAGGAGAACCGTCGCCGTCGGCGCGGCCACCGTCGCCGCGCTCGCCCTCACCGCCACCGCCGCCCTGGCCGACGACCCCACCCCGCGCCCGGGCGTGGTCGGCGGCACCCCCGCCCAGCAAGGCGAATTCCCCTGGATGGTGCGGCTGTCCATGGGATGCGGCGGCTCGCTCTACACCCAGCAGATCGTCCTCACCGCGGCCCACTGCGTCAGCGGCAGCGGCGCCAACACCTCCATCACCGCCACGGCCGGCGTCGCCGACCTCGGCTCCTCCCAGGCGATCAAGGTGAAGTCCACCCGGGTGCTCCAGGCCCCCGGCTACAACGGCTCCGGCAAGGACTGGGCGCTGATCAAGCTCGCGCAGCCCATCAACCTGCCGACCCTCAAGACCGCCGACACCTCCGCCTACAACAACGGCACCTTCACCATCGCCGGCTGGGGCGCGGACCGCGAAGGCGGCAGCCAGCAGCGGCAGCTCCTCAAGGCCACCGTCCCCTTCGTCGACGACACCGCCTGCCAGAAGGCCTACGGCAACCTCATAGCCGGCGAGGAGATCTGCGCCGGGTACCTCGACCAGGGCGGCGTCGACACCTGCCAGGGCGACTCCGGCGGCCCGATGTTCCGCAAGGACGCGGCCGGCGCCTGGATCCAGGTCGGCATCGTCAGCTGGGGCGAGGGCTGCGCCCGGCCGCACTACCCCGGCGTCTACACCGAGGTGAGCACCTTCGCGGCGAACATCAAGAGCGCCGCCGCGAGCCTGGGCGGCTGA
- a CDS encoding response regulator, with translation MAITVVIADDQEMVRTGFRMILESQPDIEVVADVVDGEAALTAVEQYEPDVLLLDIRMPKLDGLEVTRRLSERAADRPGTGRRPRIVIVTTFDLDEYVHTALRNGASGFLLKDASPAMLVEAVHAAAVGDSLISPAITVRLLRDMAPANPAGPARAPSEPLTDREADVVRCLARGATNAEIAAELFVSLSTVKTHLANVQLKLDARNRVEIAAWAWESGLATGSA, from the coding sequence ATGGCGATCACCGTGGTCATCGCGGACGACCAGGAGATGGTCCGCACCGGCTTCCGCATGATCCTGGAGAGCCAGCCCGACATCGAGGTCGTCGCCGACGTCGTGGACGGCGAGGCCGCCCTCACCGCCGTCGAGCAGTACGAGCCCGACGTGCTCCTCCTCGACATCCGCATGCCCAAGCTCGACGGCCTGGAGGTCACCCGCCGCCTCTCCGAACGCGCCGCCGACCGCCCCGGCACCGGACGGCGCCCCCGCATCGTCATCGTCACCACCTTCGACCTCGACGAGTACGTGCACACCGCGCTCCGCAACGGCGCCTCCGGCTTCCTGCTCAAGGACGCGAGCCCCGCCATGCTCGTCGAGGCCGTGCACGCCGCCGCCGTCGGCGACTCCCTCATCTCGCCCGCCATCACCGTCCGCCTCCTGCGCGACATGGCCCCCGCCAACCCGGCGGGCCCCGCCCGGGCCCCCTCCGAGCCGCTCACCGACCGCGAGGCCGACGTCGTGCGCTGCCTGGCCCGCGGCGCCACCAACGCCGAGATCGCCGCCGAGCTCTTCGTCTCGCTGTCCACGGTCAAGACCCACCTGGCCAACGTGCAGCTGAAGCTCGACGCCCGTAACCGCGTCGAGATCGCGGCGTGGGCCTGGGAGAGCGGACTGGCCACGGGCAGCGCATGA
- a CDS encoding sensor histidine kinase, with product MNRVAGWAARHPRRAAAAKVALAVALLCLVVSESIVLARQPSRPHAMVLASGVAVCLCAVPYKWIPLTVRASAAVAVSWTTSLVLMTGQHPETVWGMGEAIALLALLTSVLQRASTRVAAILGPTLALACLAAPMRDLDPGPFTAVFCTLTVVVTAYSMLLRSQSGQRVRDLAAVRNAERLELARELHDLVAHHVTGIVVQAQAARFTALDGPAAAAAFERIEVSAGESLSSMRRLVGILREGDAETEPVAGLPEVRALTEAFARTGPPVTLYIEKGMENWIPAEVAAGVHRVVREALTNIRKHAADATAVRIGIRGVPAGVELRIADDGKHAAVLSDKARGGGFGLVGLSERAKAMGGILRAGPAPEGGWEVTALFPADRRR from the coding sequence ATGAACAGAGTGGCCGGATGGGCCGCCCGGCACCCCCGGCGCGCCGCCGCCGCGAAGGTCGCCCTCGCGGTCGCCCTGCTCTGCCTGGTCGTCTCCGAGAGCATCGTCCTCGCCCGGCAGCCGAGCCGCCCCCACGCCATGGTGCTGGCCTCGGGCGTCGCCGTCTGCCTGTGCGCCGTCCCCTACAAGTGGATCCCCCTCACCGTCCGGGCCTCCGCCGCCGTCGCCGTCTCCTGGACCACCAGCCTCGTCCTGATGACGGGGCAGCACCCCGAGACCGTGTGGGGCATGGGCGAGGCCATCGCCCTGCTCGCCCTCCTCACCTCCGTCCTCCAGCGCGCCTCCACGCGCGTCGCCGCGATCCTCGGCCCCACGCTCGCCCTCGCCTGCCTCGCCGCCCCCATGCGCGACCTCGACCCCGGGCCGTTCACCGCCGTCTTCTGCACGCTCACCGTCGTCGTCACCGCGTACTCGATGCTGCTGCGCAGCCAGTCCGGGCAGCGCGTCCGCGACCTCGCGGCCGTCCGCAACGCCGAGCGCCTCGAACTCGCCCGCGAGCTCCACGACCTCGTCGCCCACCACGTCACCGGCATCGTCGTCCAGGCCCAGGCCGCCCGCTTCACCGCCCTCGACGGGCCCGCCGCGGCGGCCGCCTTCGAACGCATCGAGGTCTCGGCCGGCGAATCCCTGAGCTCCATGCGGCGCCTGGTGGGCATCCTGCGCGAGGGCGACGCCGAGACCGAACCGGTGGCGGGCCTGCCGGAAGTGCGCGCCCTCACCGAGGCCTTCGCCCGCACCGGGCCGCCCGTCACCCTCTACATCGAGAAGGGGATGGAGAACTGGATCCCCGCCGAGGTCGCCGCCGGCGTCCACCGCGTCGTCCGCGAGGCCCTCACCAACATCCGCAAGCACGCCGCCGACGCCACGGCCGTACGGATCGGGATCCGCGGCGTCCCGGCCGGCGTCGAGCTGCGCATCGCCGACGACGGCAAGCACGCGGCCGTCCTCTCCGACAAGGCCCGCGGCGGCGGCTTCGGGCTCGTCGGCCTCAGCGAGCGCGCCAAGGCCATGGGCGGCATCCTGCGCGCGGGCCCCGCACCGGAGGGCGGCTGGGAGGTCACGGCGCTCTTCCCGGCGGACCGCAGGCGGTAG